In the genome of Dyadobacter fermentans DSM 18053, the window AGCTCCTGCACGCCGCGGATCACCTGGTCTTCCGTCGTGTCGAGGGCATCACCGAGCTTTTCCAGCACGATGAAGTAGTTATCCACCACCACGTCCATCAATGCAAAAAGCAGGTAGTCGGGCCCGTTGCGGCGGGTTTTACCTACCGATGCTTCCAGTCGGTTCTCGACGGTCGTGAAAATGTCGGAAGTGAGCTCTTCCTGGAATGAGACGACATAGTTTTTACCCAATACAAAACTCACATGCTCGGAAGAAATGCTGATGGGCGATTCCGAATCGACGTGGAGCATTTTCAGGGTGAGGAATAAATGCCCGGTGTCGTACAATTCGAGCTTCGGCTTGTGCTCGGTGTTCACAACGTCTTCGAGCAGCAGCGGGTGCAAATGGTAAAATTTACCCAGCTTTTCGATCAGCGGCACTTCGTGAATGCCGTCGACATTGAGCCAGGTAATGAAATTTTGTGCGTCATGATCCGGCCGGCATTCATCGAGCGACGTTACATTCTCTTTTTTAAACGAATGCTCGTTGTAGCGTATCCGGCGGATCTTGGTTTTCAGGGCAACGTCCGGCCCGATGTACGTAAGCGTGCCCGGCGAAGTGAGCAGGCCACGCTTACGGTACTTCCTGGATTTCCTGCCGCCGTTTCGGGCGGGGCCGTTTCTGGCCGGTTTGTTGCTTTCAGTCTCGTTCAAATGTTAGCGTGATTTGAGGTGGAACACCAGCAAAGGCAGGTGCGTGTCGACCACAAGCTTGCGCGTAATGCTCGGATTGATCAGATATTCTTCAATAAAAGACCGCTCGCGGGTGGACATGATCAGCAGATCCGCCTTCACCTCGTCGCAATATGCCTCGATGCCGTCGAGCACATCTTTGGCTTTCCGGGTGACGATCTGGCCCTCGCGGATCGTGAAATGCGATTTGATATCGGCAATGTACTGGTTGTCCGGCTGAATGTCGGGCTGGGTATCCGAGTTGATTTTCAGCAAAGTCAGGTCTGCGCCGAGGTGGTTCATCAGCACGAACACTTCCCGCAGGATATTGTTTTCTTCGTATTCAAACTGCGTCGCATACACCACTTTTTTGAACCTGGCCGGTTCGGTCTGCGGGGGTACCACCAGCACCGGGCAGGGCGAGTTGAGGGCGATCTGTGTCGCCGAGGAGCCGATGAGCTTGTCGAGGAAGCCTCCCGTACCCGTTCGGCCGATCACGATCAGGTCGGGCACGTGGTCGTTGATAGCCTCTTCAATGGCCGAATGCACTGTTCCCAGCGCCCATATCGTCTTGGCATTGTACCCTTCGGCGGTCAGCGCGGTGGCATATTCGTCGAGCCGCTTCTGGTATTCTTCTTCGAGATCGGTGGTCATGGTGAGGAAGTCGGCACCTCCGAGGCCCGGCATTACGTTGCCGGGTGTCATGTTTACATCGGCAATGTAGGGTTGGTATGCGTGCAGGATCAGTAATTCCGTTACATCTTTTTCGGCGAGCAGCTTGGCGGCGGCCAAGGCGCGCTCGGCGTTTTCGGAAAAGTCTATGGCAATCAGGATACTTCTCATGTACTTGGGGTTTTGTTTTGGGTATGGATTATCCGAACATATCGATTTTAGTAACCGGAGTCAAGGATTCTGATCAACTTTTGGCATATCGGCCCGTTTGGCGGAAGATTTAATACAGGGATAACCTTGAAGGTTCCAATACAATCCCCGTTTCCGCGTAAACGATCGTTTATTTTAGAATTTCTCTCCGGTTTAGTATAAACATTCGTGCCCCGCGTCCGAAGCTATATTTAAATTCTGTATTTTGTTTGAAATCCATTTGTTGCGTTGACAATCATTAATTTGAATTTTCATAAGTTTACCATTACAAACTGATTTAAAATACCAAATCCCCCCATATGAAGAGCAAGATTACCATGATCAATATCGTGCTGGTAACCATAGCTGCGATAGCGTCCGTTCTGAGTGCCTATGATATCGTGCCGTTATCTGATAGTCTGCTGATCGGCCTTCGCTGGCTTGCGCTGGCGGGTCTGATCATTTACGCGATCCTTAAAAAGAACCTTACCACGTCGATCCTGATCTCCATGCTCGTGGGAACGGAAATCGGCTACGACTTCCCGAAAATGGGGACGGAGCTGCATTTCCTGCGTCAGATTTTCCTTCAAATGATCAAAACGGTGATCGCGCCGCTACTTTTCGCGACGCTCGTTACAGGTATCGCCGGCCATTCCGACCTGAAACAGGTAGGCCGCATGGGCTGGAAATCGCTGCTGTATTTCGAGGTGGTGACCACATTCGCCCTGGTTATCGGGCTGCTTTTTGCCAACTGGTTCAAGCCGGGCGTAGGCATTATCCCGCCCGAAACGCTGAATGCCGCATTGCCGAAAGTGAACCAGCAAACGTGGCAGGAGATCGTGCTGCATTCATTCCCTGAGAATATTGCCAAATCCATTTACCACGGAGAAGTGCTGCAAATCGTGGTTTTCAGCGTGTTGTTCGGCATCAGCCTTGCATTGCTGCCTGCGGGAAAGAAAGAGAAATTTGTGCATGGCGTGGAGCTGCTGGCCGAGGTGATGTTTAAGTTTACCAAAATCATCATGTATTTCGCGCCGATCGGCGTGGGAGCAGCTATCGCCGAAACGGTGGGGCACATGGGTATCGATGTCCTCAAAAACCTCGCATTGCTGCTCGCCACATTGTATTGCGCGCTGATCGTCTTCATACTGGTCGTGTTTGTGCCGGTAGCCATGATCGCGCGGATTCCCGTCATCAAGTTTGCAAAAGCCATTTTCGAGCCGGTTTCCATCGCATTTGCGACAACCAGTTCCGAATCCGCATTGCCCAAGGCCATGGAGAAAATGGAGAAATTCGGCGTTCCGCGGCAGATCGTATCGTTCGTTATGCCAACGGGTTACAGTTTCAACCTCGATGGTTCTACGTTGTACCTTGCACTCGCGACCGTGTTCGTAGCGCAGGCTACGGGCACCGAAATGTCGGTAGGGCAGCAACTTACGATGGTATTACTCCTAATGCTTACCAGCAAAGGCGTGGCCGGTATACCGAGGGCAACTTTGGTGATATTGTTGGGCGCGATCGCTAACTTTGGCATGCCCGAATGGCCCGTATTGCTGATCATGGGGATAGACGAGCTGATGGACATGGCCCGGACGTCGGTGAATGTGACCGGTAACTGCCTCGCCACAGCCGTGATTGCCCGCTGGGAAGGCGAGCTCGATGATCAGAAAATGCACGATTCGGACAAGGTGGTGGATATTCCCGCAGCCAGCGAAGTTTAACAGTTCATTTTCAGAGTAAATTTTTATGTTGACCCTTTACGGCATCCCGAATTGCGATACCATTAAGAAAGCCCGCACCTGGCTCGATAAAAATAAGGTGGCCTACCAGTTTTACGATTACCGGAAAGACGGCATCAGCCCCGAAAAAGTAGCGAGCTGGTTCAGCGAATTCCCCTGGGATAAGGTTTTGAACAAAGCCTCCACCACCTGGAAGGAGCTCAGCGACGAGGAAAAAGCCAATGTAACCAACGCCCAATCCGCCGCCAAACTGCTCTCTGCCAACCCGACGGCCATTAAACGCCCGGTGATCGAGGACGAAAGCGGCAAGGCGCTCACGCTGGGTTACAATGAGAAGATATACCAGGAAACCTATCTCAAATAGGTTTCACACCAACGATCACGACTTTGGTCTGGTCGGCGAGGGTGGTGGCGAACAGGTAATGGTCGCCACCATCTTTTAGTTTCCACTTCTTCCGGAGCTCTTCCGGTTTTGCGGGAAAATTGCGCGTCGTAATGTTGGCCTTATCGCCCGGAATGTGCTGCGAAATCTCGCGGATATCGGGCTTGCAAACGGCTGCTATTCTGAAACTGCGACCCGGGAAATCATCCACTAACTTTTCGGAAGTATATAACTGGCTGTGAATGGCCAGTTTTTGCAAACCATAGCGCGCGCAAAGCGTTTTGAATGCCCCTGCTTTCAGCACCGCGGCGTGCGGTTCATACAAATAGCCCAGCGGTTTGGAATAACCTACCAATGCATTCCGCTCTTCCGCCCGGTCGAAATCGAGCTGGTAAATGGGCTGGCCGGCCGCATCTACGATCCGGATTTTGATTTTGAAATCCGCGTCCGGCATAGCACGGTTTAGAACGAAGAGCAGCTCTTTGCATTCCTGCTCGTAGCCTATCACGTGTACTTCTTGCAGGTTTTGAAGTTCTTTCGAAGCCAAATCGATGTCCAGCAGCGGAGATGTTTTGATTAAAATATGAGGGGCTGATTGGAGCAGCAATGCAGCATTGCCGGCCACATCAGGCGTACAATCGGCCAGGCGCACTACTTTTTCCTTGTTGGCATCGCGGCGGGCAGGATCGGCGTAGAGCCAGTCGGCGGCGAGGCCTTCTTGCAATGCCTTCAACGACTCGCCTGCATGTACCTGAATGCGCGACGCGCGCAGCTGCGCAAAATTGTACGCCGCACTGGCTGCAACGGCGGGCTGCTGTTCGAAATAATGGGTTTCGCCGAAGCTGCGGCTCATGTAGTAGCAATCGATGCCCATGCCGCCGGTAATGTCGATTAATGCCTGGCCCGACACGATGCTGGCCTTGTACAGCGCCGTGGCTTCCGACGAGCATTGCTCTACCGACAGCGCAGGCGGGAAAATCAGTTTGTCATTTGCCGACCATTCCGGCAGTTTTTTCAAAGCCTTCTGCCGCGACTGGATCTGCCCGGCCAGCTTTTTCACATCCAGCCCTTTGAACTGACCTGCTTTGAGGATCAGATCGCCTGCATTCGCGTGGATGTTCTCCCGGATAAATGCCATTTCCGCCTCTGTAAATCCCTGCTGCATGCCCTCCGGACCTGCCGTTTCGTGCCTTGTACCCATTTGTTCAATTAGTTCGAATACCGAAAGTACTTCTTTTTACCGAGTGCCGACGATTGTGCCGCCTGCGAAAGATCAATTTGAAATATTATCAGAATCATAACAAATGCGGATCTTTTGCTACCGGTTGATAATCAGTAAAATGGCCTGCAAGTGTCCGGAATACAGTTTCTGAGCAAGTAGGACTAACCAAATGAAAATTATAACTTGTCGCTCAAATCCTAAATATCCCTGTTATAACCTTTATTTATCATGAGAATTAAGACCTTTGAAGAGTACAAGGTTGCTTACCAACAAAGTGTAGACGATCCCGAAGGTTTCTGGGCGGAAGTAGCCCAACATTTTCAATGGCGTAAACCGTGGAAGAAAGTGCTAAGCTGGGACTTTCAGGAAGCGCGTACGAAGTGGTTCGAAGGCGGCGTGATGAACATCACGGAAAACGCGCTGGACCGTCATCTGGCCGAGCGCGGCGATCAGCCGGCGATCATCTGGGAGCCCAACAATCCCGAAGACCAGGCGGTGACCCTCACCTACCATGTTTTGTTTGAACAAGTTTGCCGGTTTGCCAATGTGCTCAAAAAGCATGGTGTGCAAAAAGGCGACCGCGTTTGTATATACCTGCCGATGGTGCCCGAGCTGGCTGTGGCCGTGCTCGCCTGCGCACGCATTGGCGCGGTGCATTCGGTGGTTTTCGGTGGTTTTTCCGCCAAATCCATCGCCGATCGCATCAATGACGCCGAATGTACAATGGTGATCACCTCCGACGGCGCATTCCGCGGCGCGAAAGTGATTCCGATGAAAGATACTGTGGATGAGGCGCTTGTGCAATGCTCTACGGTGAAGAAGGTGATCGTGATGACGCGTACCCGCACGCCGGTGCACATGCTCAAAGGTCGCGACCTTTGGTGGGAAGAGGAAGTGAAGCAGGTGAACTCCGTATGCCCGGCCGAGCCGATGGATGCCGAGGATATGCTCTTTATCCTTTACACATCCGGCTCCACCGGCAAGCCGAAAGGCGTGGTGCATACCTGCGGCGGATACATGGTGTATGCCACTTACACATTTGCCAATGTGTTCCAATATGAGCCGGGCGAAGTGCATTTCTGTACCGCCGACATTGGCTGGATCACCGGTCACAGCTACATTGTGTACGGCCCGCTGTGCTACGGCGCCACGTCCGTGGTTTTCGAAGGCGTTCCGACTTACCCGGATGCCAGCCGTTTCTGGAAAATTGTAGAAAGACATAAAGTAAATATCCTTTACACCGCACCTACGGCCATTCGCTCACTGATGGGCTTTGGTTTGGATTTCGTTAAAGGACATGATTTCTCATCGCTGCGCAAACTCGGATCGGTAGGGGAGCCTATCAACGAGGAAGCATGGCATTGGTATAAAACCAACATCGGCGGCGACCACTGCCCGCTGGTGGATACCTGGTGGCAGACCGAAAACGGCGGTATCATGATTTCGCCGCTAGCAGGCATTACGCCCGAAAAACCGACGTTCGCGACCCTGCCTTTGCCGGGCATCCAGCCCGTGCTGGTGGACGAAAGCGGCAATGAGATCGAGGGCAACGGCGTAAGCGGTAACCTGTGCATCAAGTTCCCGTGGCCTGGCATCATCCGCACCACCTACGGCGACCACGAGCGCTGCCGCCAAACCTACTTCTCGACCTACCCGGGCATGTATTTCACCGGCGACGGCTGTTTGCGTGATGAAGACGGCTATTACCGCATTACCGGTCGGGTAGACGACGTGCTCAACGTTTCCGGCCACCGTATCGGCACGGCCGAAGTGGAGAATGCGATCAATATGCACCTGGGCGTGGTGGAATCGGCCGTAGTAGGCTACCCGCACGACATTAAAGGCCAGGGCATTTACGCATTTGTAATTGCCGAGCAGACGTCGGAAGACCCCGACATGTTCCGCAAGGACATCGCGGTGACGGTATCCCGCATCATCGGCCCCATTGCCAAGCCGGACAAGATCCAGTTCGTATCCGGTCTACCCAAGACCCGTTCCGGCAAAATCATGCGCCGGATTTTGCGAAAAATCTCCGAAGGAGATGTTAGCAACCTGGGCGACACCTCCACGCTCCTTGACCCCGCCGTTGTAGAGGAGATCAAGGCAGGAAAGTTATAATTTTGAAATATCGATTCGTGACAGGAGGCCCCGCTGGGGCCTTTTGTTGTTTTGGGACGTTGGGGTTGCTATAAACAGGGGATGCCTCCGGCATCGCGTTTGGCGAGGGGTTTAGCGTGACTTTCGCATCCGCGTCTGGCGAGGGGTTTAGTGTGACTTTCGCATCCGAGTCTGACGAGGGGTTTAGTGTGGACTTTCGCATCCGCATCCGGAATCGCCATTCATGGCTTGGACGCGATTCAACATGCGCGTTAGCAACCGCAGAGCGGTTCCCTGTTTATAGCAACAAAGGCCTGGCCAAATAAAAAAAGGCCCCGGCGGGGCCTCCTGCGTTTCGGAACGGACCTGCGCCCTTTTCAAAACAGACATTATTTGATTTTAACCGAACTCATTTTATCGGCAGCGCAGCCGCAGCCTTTGGCGCACCCGCCGCTGTTGCGCCGGTCGAATGATTTCCATATCCGCCAACCCATGTAACCCGCCGCTACCAGAAACAATGCCCAGATAATGATTTGCTGCTCCATTATTGGTTAACGGCTTTTTACTGCCAATTGTTCCGCTGCGCCAGCCTGAATGCGTGCTGGTAATGGTGCTCGCTGTGCCAGGCGTAGTTGGCAATCACTTCGTCGAGGCGAAACGACTTCTGGGCGGCCGGATGGAAATAGGTACGCGCCAGATCATTCTCATCCAGCGAGTTCAATAACAACACCCAACGCAAATGCACATACCGGATCAGTTGCAGCGATAGCTCCACCTGTGCCGCTTTCGCGTCCGGCAGTTCCGCCCATAATTGCTCCTCGTAAGGCTTAATGGTGGGGTTATCCTCCGTCAATGCAAGGCGGAAGCGCACGTAGGCATTCATGTGGCTATCGGCTACGTGGTGGATCAGTTGGCGCACCGTCCAGCCATCCGGGCGGTAGGGCGTATCCAGCTTATGGTCGTCCCAGCTTCCGAGCAGGTTGATGAACTTGGAAGGCAATGCGCTGATGATCTGGATGTTTGTCTTTATGTCGGCAGGGGAGTAGCGCTCCTGTGCCTGGAATTTGCCGATGGGATAGCGGAGGTCGTCCATGTTAATGAGTGAATGATTGAATGAGTGAATGAGTGAATGAGTGAATAGTCAGGTATTGTCAACAGTTGTCAGATATTGTTTTAAATGCATGACCTGGAACTATGAATGACTATAACCTGACCTCCTGACCATTACTGACTTACGGCCGTTCAGAAATTCTCGCTGATGACCTGGACCAGCTCGGGATGGGCGCCGGGGGCTGCTGCGATGATGTCGCCTCCGAAAAGGTAATTGTCGCCGCCTTTAAAGTCGGTTACGGTGCCGCCTGCTTCTTTAATGAGCAGCGTTCCGGCAGCCATGTCCCAGGAATTGAGGTTGTATTCGTAAAAACCGTCGAAACGGCCGGCCGCTACGTAGGCGAGATCTACCGCTGCGGCACCCATTCTGCGGATGCCGTGGGTGCGCTGCATGAGCAGTTCGAGGATGTACATGTAGCGTTTCTGCTTTTCGAAACGGTAATAAGGGAAGCCGGTCGCGATGAGCGCGTCGGCCAGTTTGGGTACGGTTGATATTTTGATATTCCTGCCGTTGCACCACGCGCCGCCGCCTTGCCAGCCGTAGAACATTTCGTTCAGGCTTGGTTCGTGGATGACGCCGATGAGGAGTTCTTTGCCGCGGGCGAGGCCCACGCTCACGCAATACACGGGAATGCCGTGGATGAAGTTGGTGGTGCCGTCGAGCGGGTCGATAATCCAGTTCAATGCCTCGGGATCGGGCTCCTGGCCGGTGGTACCTTCTTCGGTGATGAAGCTGGCTTCCGGAAGGATTTCCTGCAAGCCCGCCACAAGCAATTTTTCAGCTTCCTTATCTACGTAGGAAACGAGGTTGTTAAGGTCTTTGTACTCGATTTTGTCACGAGAAAAAAGGGCCGCTTCCTGCTGGATAAATGAAGAAGCCTGCCTTACTATTTCAATGGTTTTTTGGGTCAGCAATTCCAGATCCATACGCAATTTCCTTTTGGGGAATTTTTGAAAGTGAATTGTTAATATAATAAACCCGGATGATCAGCATCGCCAGGATGGGGATCAGCACGAGGTTGTGTTTCGCAAGGTTACCTGTTGCGCAAAGTAGCAGAAATGCATAAAAAATCAACAAATACTGAAACCATGCAGGCTTGCGGGTTTTTGAAAGGGCAAAAATGAGCGGCATCCACAGCGGAAATGCCCATAGCACGTCGTAATTGTAGCTCGTTACCCCATGATTTGTCCCAAACCAGAGCAGTAACAAAATCCAGCCAGCCAGCCCCGCAATGCCGAAAAGCACTTTATCAAACACAAAATTGATGCGCTCGGTGCGGATTTGCCAGTAGGTGAATGCCAGGGTCAGGATTGCCAAGGTCCAGAAAACGACCGTGGGCGTGAGCGGGCTGGGCGGCGGAAATGGCGCAGCTTTGAACAGCTCCCGCGTTTCCGAAACCAGCGGTGCGGTGCCGGTGGCGGTTTTTACTTTCGCTTCTGCAAATGCGGTGGCGAGGTTGTCGGGAAGGAATGTGGCTTGCTCGGGCGTGGCGATTTCGTCCGATGGTGCACCTATCGCCAGGTCCATGCCAAAGTCGGCCCAGGGGTTTTGCTTGAATGCGTACAGGTCGATCCACTGCCGGAAGCTCCGTTTTTCTTTGGTATAACCATTATAAATGAGGCTGTCGCCCACGGCCGCTTTCAATGCGACGGTCATGCGGGTGGCGCAGTTGTCGTAAAAGAATTTGTATTGATATTCGCGGTTCTCGGGCAGGTAGTTGTTTTCGAGGAAATCATACAGCCGCTGTTTTTGGGCGATCGAAAGGTTGAGGACCTGCTCGGAAATGGAGCGGTTTTCTTCCTGGTAGTGCGCTACCTGATAGGAAAGCGGCGAAACCGACACGCTGTACGGCAATGTGCCCCTCAAAAATTTGATATAAAAATTCCCTTCCTGAAAACTGAATGTGCCGTAATTGAATGCACGGTCGACGCCCGTCATCGGATCGTAAACCCAAAGTACGCTGTGGCCGAAGCCGGAATACAGCTCCTGGCCCGGCGCCACGGTTACCAGACTGATTTTCGCCGAAGGGCTCAGCGTCCCGAACTGCGCCCGCGATACCGTCGGTGCCGCCAACCAGAAAAAGCACAAAAGCGCAACAAGTCGCGATAAATGCATATAGCTGTTAAAATATTTAATCCTCATCTTCCTCATCGGATTTACGCTTTTCATCAGCCTTGCCCGCCACGACGATCACAATTTCGCCTTTTACAGCCTTCTCGCCGAAATGCGCGATGACTTCTGTAACAGTACCACGAACATTTTCTTCAAACATTTTACTCAATTCCCGCGAAACACAAACCTGCCTGTCGGCGCCGAAATACTCGGCAAACTGCTGCAATGCCTTCACAAGC includes:
- the corA gene encoding magnesium/cobalt transporter CorA — translated: MNETESNKPARNGPARNGGRKSRKYRKRGLLTSPGTLTYIGPDVALKTKIRRIRYNEHSFKKENVTSLDECRPDHDAQNFITWLNVDGIHEVPLIEKLGKFYHLHPLLLEDVVNTEHKPKLELYDTGHLFLTLKMLHVDSESPISISSEHVSFVLGKNYVVSFQEELTSDIFTTVENRLEASVGKTRRNGPDYLLFALMDVVVDNYFIVLEKLGDALDTTEDQVIRGVQELSLKDMYALKRELTLARRQIWPLRDMVNQLIREDSMQISKEVIPYYRDLYDHIMQVLDTIDSYRELMASLVDVHLSTISNRMNQVMKTLTIFSAVFMPLTFIVGVYGMNFEFMPELKDPNGYYYVWGLMVAVTIGMIFYFKTKKWM
- a CDS encoding universal stress protein; the encoded protein is MRSILIAIDFSENAERALAAAKLLAEKDVTELLILHAYQPYIADVNMTPGNVMPGLGGADFLTMTTDLEEEYQKRLDEYATALTAEGYNAKTIWALGTVHSAIEEAINDHVPDLIVIGRTGTGGFLDKLIGSSATQIALNSPCPVLVVPPQTEPARFKKVVYATQFEYEENNILREVFVLMNHLGADLTLLKINSDTQPDIQPDNQYIADIKSHFTIREGQIVTRKAKDVLDGIEAYCDEVKADLLIMSTRERSFIEEYLINPSITRKLVVDTHLPLLVFHLKSR
- a CDS encoding dicarboxylate/amino acid:cation symporter, which gives rise to MKSKITMINIVLVTIAAIASVLSAYDIVPLSDSLLIGLRWLALAGLIIYAILKKNLTTSILISMLVGTEIGYDFPKMGTELHFLRQIFLQMIKTVIAPLLFATLVTGIAGHSDLKQVGRMGWKSLLYFEVVTTFALVIGLLFANWFKPGVGIIPPETLNAALPKVNQQTWQEIVLHSFPENIAKSIYHGEVLQIVVFSVLFGISLALLPAGKKEKFVHGVELLAEVMFKFTKIIMYFAPIGVGAAIAETVGHMGIDVLKNLALLLATLYCALIVFILVVFVPVAMIARIPVIKFAKAIFEPVSIAFATTSSESALPKAMEKMEKFGVPRQIVSFVMPTGYSFNLDGSTLYLALATVFVAQATGTEMSVGQQLTMVLLLMLTSKGVAGIPRATLVILLGAIANFGMPEWPVLLIMGIDELMDMARTSVNVTGNCLATAVIARWEGELDDQKMHDSDKVVDIPAASEV
- a CDS encoding ArsC family reductase encodes the protein MLTLYGIPNCDTIKKARTWLDKNKVAYQFYDYRKDGISPEKVASWFSEFPWDKVLNKASTTWKELSDEEKANVTNAQSAAKLLSANPTAIKRPVIEDESGKALTLGYNEKIYQETYLK
- a CDS encoding THUMP-like domain-containing protein, with translation MGTRHETAGPEGMQQGFTEAEMAFIRENIHANAGDLILKAGQFKGLDVKKLAGQIQSRQKALKKLPEWSANDKLIFPPALSVEQCSSEATALYKASIVSGQALIDITGGMGIDCYYMSRSFGETHYFEQQPAVAASAAYNFAQLRASRIQVHAGESLKALQEGLAADWLYADPARRDANKEKVVRLADCTPDVAGNAALLLQSAPHILIKTSPLLDIDLASKELQNLQEVHVIGYEQECKELLFVLNRAMPDADFKIKIRIVDAAGQPIYQLDFDRAEERNALVGYSKPLGYLYEPHAAVLKAGAFKTLCARYGLQKLAIHSQLYTSEKLVDDFPGRSFRIAAVCKPDIREISQHIPGDKANITTRNFPAKPEELRKKWKLKDGGDHYLFATTLADQTKVVIVGVKPI
- the acs gene encoding acetate--CoA ligase, giving the protein MRIKTFEEYKVAYQQSVDDPEGFWAEVAQHFQWRKPWKKVLSWDFQEARTKWFEGGVMNITENALDRHLAERGDQPAIIWEPNNPEDQAVTLTYHVLFEQVCRFANVLKKHGVQKGDRVCIYLPMVPELAVAVLACARIGAVHSVVFGGFSAKSIADRINDAECTMVITSDGAFRGAKVIPMKDTVDEALVQCSTVKKVIVMTRTRTPVHMLKGRDLWWEEEVKQVNSVCPAEPMDAEDMLFILYTSGSTGKPKGVVHTCGGYMVYATYTFANVFQYEPGEVHFCTADIGWITGHSYIVYGPLCYGATSVVFEGVPTYPDASRFWKIVERHKVNILYTAPTAIRSLMGFGLDFVKGHDFSSLRKLGSVGEPINEEAWHWYKTNIGGDHCPLVDTWWQTENGGIMISPLAGITPEKPTFATLPLPGIQPVLVDESGNEIEGNGVSGNLCIKFPWPGIIRTTYGDHERCRQTYFSTYPGMYFTGDGCLRDEDGYYRITGRVDDVLNVSGHRIGTAEVENAINMHLGVVESAVVGYPHDIKGQGIYAFVIAEQTSEDPDMFRKDIAVTVSRIIGPIAKPDKIQFVSGLPKTRSGKIMRRILRKISEGDVSNLGDTSTLLDPAVVEEIKAGKL
- a CDS encoding FeoB-associated Cys-rich membrane protein; the protein is MEQQIIIWALFLVAAGYMGWRIWKSFDRRNSGGCAKGCGCAADKMSSVKIK
- a CDS encoding YfiT family bacillithiol transferase, producing MDDLRYPIGKFQAQERYSPADIKTNIQIISALPSKFINLLGSWDDHKLDTPYRPDGWTVRQLIHHVADSHMNAYVRFRLALTEDNPTIKPYEEQLWAELPDAKAAQVELSLQLIRYVHLRWVLLLNSLDENDLARTYFHPAAQKSFRLDEVIANYAWHSEHHYQHAFRLAQRNNWQ
- a CDS encoding inositol monophosphatase family protein, with the translated sequence MDLELLTQKTIEIVRQASSFIQQEAALFSRDKIEYKDLNNLVSYVDKEAEKLLVAGLQEILPEASFITEEGTTGQEPDPEALNWIIDPLDGTTNFIHGIPVYCVSVGLARGKELLIGVIHEPSLNEMFYGWQGGGAWCNGRNIKISTVPKLADALIATGFPYYRFEKQKRYMYILELLMQRTHGIRRMGAAAVDLAYVAAGRFDGFYEYNLNSWDMAAGTLLIKEAGGTVTDFKGGDNYLFGGDIIAAAPGAHPELVQVISENF
- a CDS encoding lipoprotein N-acyltransferase Lnb domain-containing protein translates to MRIKYFNSYMHLSRLVALLCFFWLAAPTVSRAQFGTLSPSAKISLVTVAPGQELYSGFGHSVLWVYDPMTGVDRAFNYGTFSFQEGNFYIKFLRGTLPYSVSVSPLSYQVAHYQEENRSISEQVLNLSIAQKQRLYDFLENNYLPENREYQYKFFYDNCATRMTVALKAAVGDSLIYNGYTKEKRSFRQWIDLYAFKQNPWADFGMDLAIGAPSDEIATPEQATFLPDNLATAFAEAKVKTATGTAPLVSETRELFKAAPFPPPSPLTPTVVFWTLAILTLAFTYWQIRTERINFVFDKVLFGIAGLAGWILLLLWFGTNHGVTSYNYDVLWAFPLWMPLIFALSKTRKPAWFQYLLIFYAFLLLCATGNLAKHNLVLIPILAMLIIRVYYINNSLSKIPQKEIAYGSGIADPKNH